One genomic window of Arachis stenosperma cultivar V10309 chromosome 10, arast.V10309.gnm1.PFL2, whole genome shotgun sequence includes the following:
- the LOC130957458 gene encoding uncharacterized protein LOC130957458 — protein sequence MRYDGTQDPLEHLTAFEARMNLEGVGDEVRCRAFPVTLVGPVIRWFNGLPQGSIYGFSDISRAFLAQFTTRIAKEKHPINLLGITQRPGEPTRKYLDRFNDECLEIDGLTDSVASLCLTNGLLNEDFRKYLTTKPVWTMHEIQTVAKEYINDEEVSQVVAANKRHSSYNQPRQQGNGERQKEQAKEGGPSKAPRPFSRIGKFTNYTPLTLPIMEVYQQIAEKGILSKPQLLKDRTGGNKSLYCDYHKGYGHQTQDCFDLRDALEQAIRDGKLSEFSHLIRKSRR from the coding sequence atgaggtacgatgGAACCCAAGACCCTCTGGAACACCTCACGGCCTTCGAGGCTAGAATGAATCTGGAGGGAGTAGGAGACGAGGTGAGGTGCCGGGCCTTCCCGGTCACCCTGGTTGGACCTGTGATCCgatggtttaacggcctcccgCAGGGATCCATCTATGGGTTTTCAGACATCAGTCGTGCCTTCTTGGCTCAATTCACAACACGAATAGCAAAGGAAAAACACCCGATCAACCTGCTCGGGATAACCCAAAGGCCCGGGGAGCCgaccagaaaatacctggaCCGCTTCAATGACGAATGCTTGGAAATTGACGGTCTAACTGACTCGGTGGCCAGCCTCTGTCTGACGAACGGCCTCCTGAACGAGGACTTCCGAAAATACCTCACCACGAAACCGGTTTGGACGATGCACGAAATCCAAACGGTAGCTAAGGAATACATAAATGACGAGGAAGTCAGCCAGgtcgtggctgccaataaaCGTCACTCCAGCTACAATCAACCTAGGCAACAAGGTAACGGAGAGAGACAGAAAGAACAAGCCAAAGAGGGAGGGCCGAGCAAGGCACCCAGACCGTTTTCCCGGATCGGGAAATTCACCAACTACACTCCACTCACTCTCCCCATCATGGAAGTTTACCAGCAAATAGCCGAGAAAGGAATCTTGTCGAAGCCCCAACTACTCAAGGACCGTACGGGGGGAAACAAGAGCCTCTACTGTGACTACCACAAGGGCTATGGGCACCAAACACAGGACTGCTTTGACCTGAGGGATGCACTAGAGCAAGCCATAAGGGACGGTAAACTCTCAGAATTCTCCCATCTTATAAGGAAGTCGAGGAGGTGA